The genomic interval CCGGCCAACGCGTACGGCGCCGCCCTGCCGTGGCCCGAGTCCCCTGACGGCGCCGGACACAAGCCGGGCCGCAAGGCGGGTGCACTGGTCGTCCTCGTCGACGGCGAGCTGACGCTCTACATGGAGCGGGGCGGGAAGACCCTCCTGGCCTGGCCGTCCGACCCCGAGGCCCCGGCCCTGCGGGCGGCGGCCGAGGCCCTGGCCGCCTCGGCCCGCGCCGGCGCCCTGGGCACGGTGACGGTGGAGCGGACGAACGGCGTCTCCTCCCTCACCTCGCCGCTGGGCCGGACGCTGGAGACCGCAGGGTTCCTCGCCACTCCGAGAGGCCTGCGCCTGCGCGCCTGATCCGAGCCACCGATGACCGAGGTGCCGTCCCCCGATCATCCCGGGCCCGGCATCCCGACGGACAGCACCTCGGCGGAGGCCACCTCGGCGGACGGCACCTGCCCCGTCGGCCGACGCCACCGACCCCCGGCCGGACGCCACCCGACCCGACTGCGGGCCGGACCATGGCACGAACGCCAGGGCGCGGCCCATCATGGAGGCATGCCCGAAGGAGACACCGTCCTCCAGACCGCCACCCGGCTCCACGAAGCGCTGGCCGGGCAGGTGCTGACCCGGTCCGACCTGCGCGTCCCCCGTTTCGCCACCGCCGACCTCTCCGGCCGGACGGTCCTGGACGTCACCGCCCGCGGCAAGCACCTGCTGACCCGCGTCGAGGGCGGCCTGACCCTGCACAGCCACCTCCGGATGGACGGCGCCTGGCGGGTGTACGCCCCGGACGAACGCTGGCGCGGCGGCCCGGGGCACCAGATCCGCGCGATCCTCGCCAACGCGGAGCACACCGCGGTCGGCTACCGGCTACCGGTGCTGGAGCTGCTGCGCACCAGCGAGGAGGACCGGGCCGTGGGCCATCTGGGCCCTGATCTGCTGGGCCCCGACTGGGATCCCGGCCTGGCCCTGGACCGGCTGCTCGCCGCGCCGGAGCGCCCCCTGGGCGAGGCACTCCTGGACCAGCGCAATCTGGCCGGCATCGGCAACGTCTACAAGTGCGAGCTGTGCTTCCTGGCCCGCGTCACGCCTTGGCTCCCCGTGGGCGCCCTCCCCGACGGCGCGCTCCTCCGGCTCGTCACGCTCGCCGAGCGACTGCTGCACGCCAACCGCGAGCGCCCCACCCGCACCACGACGATCACCTCCGAACTCCGCACGCCACCGGGCCCGCCGAGCCTGCCCACCACAGCACCCCCACCGAACGCCCCGCCCACCGCACCGACCCCGGCCCCCGCCCGCCCACGCGCCCGGCCACCCGTCCGCGTACAGGAGCGGCTGTACGTCTACGGGCGGGCCCGTCGCCCCTGTCTGCGCTGCGGAACTCCGATCCGTCTCACCGACCAGGACGACCGCCCCACCTACTGGTGTCCCAGTTGCCAATCAGGACCGACCCCGTAGTTGACGATCCGTCAGATGCGGTCGTACGGTCCCGTCATGCTTCTCTCCGCGTACGACCTCACGGGCCGCGCCGCGTTCATCACCGGCGCGGCGAGCGGGATCGGGCGGGCGAGCGCCCTGCTGCTCGCGGAAGCCGGGGCGACGGTGCACTGTGCGGACCGTGACGGGGCGGGGCTGCGCCGGACGTACGAGCTGATCGCCGAAGCGGGTGGCAGCGCCCGGACCCACCCTCTCGACGTCACCGACCGCGACCAGGTCCGTGCGGCCGTCGGCGCGGCCGGGCGTCTCGACGTCCTGGTCGCCTCGGCCGGGATCATGCACACCAGCAGCGTGCTGGAGACGGCGGACGAGGACCTGGACCGCGTGCTGGCCGTCAATTTCCGAGGGGTGCTGTACGCCTGCCAGGAGGTGGCCCGCTCCATGACGGCCCGCTCCGCCCCCGGCTCGCTGATCACGATGGCGTCCGGCGCGGTGGACTCCGCGAGCGCGGGCCTGCTCTGCTACAGCGTCGCGAAGGCCGCCGTGGTGCAGCTCACCAAGACGCTCGCCACGGAGCTGGGGCCTCACGCCATACGGGTGAACGCCGTGGCACCCGGCTGGATCCGTACGCCCATGACCGACCGGCACGATGCCTCGGGTCAGCAGCGGGCGGAGGCGACGATGGCCCGGATCTCCCCGCTGGGCCGGGTCGGCGAACCGGAGGACGTCGCCCATACCGTGCTGCACCTGGCCTCGGACGCCTCGGCCTTCATGACCGGTCAGATTCTCCGGCCGAACGGCGGCGTCGCCATGCCTTGGTAGACCACCGCCGCGCCAACGAACCCAACGAGCCCGACGGCCGGAGCAGACCCGACCACCCTGACCGCCCCGACGGGCTCACCGCCCCGGCCGACGCGACATGGACCGGTAACAGACTCAGCCCCCAGCCCCCCGCCGCCACTGCCCCCTCCACCAGCCCCGCCTGTTCCGGACGCAGCACCAGCCGGAGTACCGCCCACCACCACAGTCCGCCGAGAACCAGCGCCGGCACCCATCGCCGTATCATCGCTGCCTCCCGCGGCCGACGTCCTTTCCGGCAGTTTCCCCTGGCAGCGGCCGTGGTGCATCCAGAACGCCCGGCCGAGGGGTCACCCACGCAGGGGTGCCCCCGCCGAAACGGCGGGGGCACTCGAACCCGGGGGCAGTGTCCGGGCAGTGGCTCCGAAGGGTCAGGACTACTTGTCGTCGTCCCGGCGGAGGGAGTCCTTCACGCCCTTGGCGCGGTCGCCGATTCCGTCCGCCGCCTCCTTGGCCCCGCCCTTGGTCTGATCGGCCTTGCCCTCGGCCTCCTTGCGGCGGTCGCCGGTCAGCTTGCCGACAGCCTCCTTGCCCTTGCCCTTCATCTTGTCCATGGCTCCGTCACTCATGATGTCGCTCCTTCTGCTCGGGACGTATCTCGGTCGTCGGTCGGGCGCCGGTTCAGGCGCTCTCCGCCTGGAACATCCAGGCGTGCTTCTCGAGCTCCGCCGTCAGCCCGATCAGCAGGTCCTGGGTGATCGGATCCGGTGCGTCGGTCGCCTCGATGCGCTCCCGCATCCGGCCGATGACCACGCCCAGCGCGTCCACCAGGATCCGCACGGCATCGGCGTCCTTGATCCAGCCCTCGGGCACGGATGCGATGGCGGTCTCCTTGGACACCGTGCCGGAGCGCCCGTCCGGGTTGACCCCGACCGCCGAGGCGCGCTCGGCGACAGTGTCGGAGTGCTGCCGGGCCGTGACGACGACGTCGTCGAGCTGGAGGTGCACGGAGCGGAAGCGTGGACCGACTACGTTCCAATGGACCTGCTTGGCCACCAGGGAGAGGTCGACGAGGTCGACCAGAGCGCCCTGCAGCGCCGTTCCCACGACCTTGAGGTCGCTCTCGGACAACGTGCTCTTGACCACAGACATGTGCGCTACTCCCATCCGTCAGCCGCTTTCGCTGACCGTCTCGGTGCATCACCCACGATGGCACATATGAAGCAAAACGGTCACGCGAGCCTTGTCCTCCGTCTGCCCACCCGCCGAGGGCTCACACCTGTGAGGCGCGCGACTCACAGACCACACGCAGGGCCCGGCGGCCAGGTGGACGTCGAACGCGAAAGTCCCGGCCGACCCCGTTAAGGGCCGACCGGGACTCCGGTCGAGCAACTGTGCCGCGTGGATCAGGCGGCGACGACGTCCACCGCTTCCGCGGGCGCCTTGATGGTCACCCGGCCCGACGGCACACCTGCGACCGACGAGACGGAGACGGAGTTGAGCATGGGACGAACCGGTGCTGGGACCGGATCACTGGCAGCTGCCGACTCGGCCAGCTCTGCGAGCGAGAGCTCGTCGCTCACTTCACGCATGAGCTCGGACATCCGTACGTCAAGCGCGTCGCAAATCGCGGAGAGCAGCTCGGAGGACGCCTCCTTCTGCCCCCGCTCCACCTCGGAGAGATAACCGAGCGAGACCCGGGCGGACGAGGAGACTTCGCGCAGAGTACGGCCTTGGCGCTGGCGCTGCCGACGCAGCACGTCACCCAGTAGGCGACGGAGCAGAATCATCGGTGGCTCCCTCCTCGGACCGCGTAGCCGCATCCTTCACGCCCTACCGTACCGCCTTGTGCTGCGGCTGTGCGGGGAGCGATGTCGTGTTCACTCAGGGCTGCAAACATCAATTCCCCCCGTTCTGTTCCGTATCCTGTGCCCGCGCATTCTCACCGAGTTCGCCTGCGAGCAGTTCGAGGGCGCCCCGCACACTCTCACTACGGATATCCGCCCTCTCACCATTCAACCGCAGAGCCCTCACTTTCTCGATGCCGGAGGGTCCGGCCACGGCGACGTAGACCGTGCCGACCGGCTGCCCGTCCTGTGGTTCCGGTCCCGCGACTCCCGTGGTGGAGACGCCCCAGTCCGCGTCGAGGACCCGGCGCACACCGGCCGCCATCTGCAGCGCGACCGCGGGGTCCACGGCTCCGCGTTCCGCCAGCAGACCCCCGTCGACGCCCAGGACGTCCCGCTTCAGGGGGGTGGCGTAAGCCGTCACCGATCCGCGGAAGGACCGGGAGGCGCCGGGTACGGAGGTCAGCTCGGCGGCGACCAGGCCGCCCGTCAGCGATTCGGCGACGGCGAGCGTCTCGCCCCGCGCTCCGAGGAGCCGGAGCACCCGGGCAGCGGCTGTCACCGCTCGGCCTCCGCGGCGTCGCGCGCCTCGGCAGTACCGCGGACGTCCTTCGCGCCGGCCACGGCCCCGGCGGCCGGGCCGGCGTCGGCAGCGGTGCCGACGGTGGCCTGAAGGGCCTCCGCGGCCCGCGCGACCGCGGCGGCGCGCTCGGCGGCCAGGCCCTGGCGACGCAGGACAACGGCCTGACGTGCGTAATCGAGTCCGGTGACGACCGTCAGCACGACGGCGACCATCATCACCCAGAAGCGCAAGGTGGCCAGGGGCCCGGTGAGCACCAGGACGTACATCCCGGCCGCCGTCCCCTGCGCGAGCGTCTTCAGCTTGCCGCCTCGGCTGGCCGGGATCACCGCGTGCCGGATGACCCAGAACCGCATCAGCGTGATGCCCAGCTCACGGGCGAGGATCACCCCGGTGATCCACCACGGCAGATCACCCAGGACGGACAGCGAGACCAGCGCCGCGCCCATGATCGCTTTGTCGGCGATCGGGTCGGCGATCTTCCCGAAGTCCGTGACCAGGTTGTACGCCCGCGCCAGATGACCGTCGAACAGGTCGGTGATCATCGCGACGGCGAAGGCCGCCCAGGCGAAGGCGCGCCAGACCGGGTCGTATCCGCCGTCGTGGAACAGCAGCAGGACGAACCCGGGCACGAGCAGCAGCCGCACCATGGTCAGGATGTTGGCGATGTTCCACAGGCTGGCCTGGTTGACGGCCGCAGTGCCCAGCTTGCCGCCGCGGACCGGCTTCGCGCCGGTGCCGCCTGTCGCGGATGCCGGGACTCCGGTCATCTGGCTACCTCCGCAAGCTCATGGTGTTCCGCCACCAGGTCGACGCCCTCGGTGCCCACTGCCTTTGCCTCGACCATACGGCCCGGCACGAGTCCCTCGCGTGTGGTGAAGACCACGTGGCCATCGGTTTCGGGGGCCTGGTGCGCCGCGCGCCCGATCGCGACCTCGCCGTCCTCCTCCGACTCCACGGACTCCACCAGCACCTGGAGGGTCTCGCCGACGCGCTCCTCGGCCCGCTGCGAGGTCAGCTCCTCGGCCAGCTGGGAGATGTGGGCGAGGCGCTCCGCGATGGTGTCGGCGTCGAGCTTGTTCTCATAGCCGACCGCCTCGGTGCCCTCCTCGTCCGAGTACCCGAAGACGCCGATCGCGTCGAGGCGGGCACCGGTGAGGAAGCGTTCCAGCTCGGCGAGGTCCGCCTCGCTCTCGCCGGGGAAACCGACGATGAAGTTGGAGCGGGCGCCGGCCTGGGGGGCCTTGCTCCGGATGGTGTCCAGGAGCTCCAGGAAGCGGTCGGTGTCGCCGAAGCGGCGCATCGCGCGCAGCACGCCGGGGGCGGAGTGCTGGAAGGAGAGGTCGAAGTACGGGGCGACCTTCGGCGTCGAGGTGAGGACGTCGATGAGGCCCGGGCGCATCTCGGCGGGCTGGAGATAGCTGACCCGGATCCGCTCGATGCCGTCCACGTCGGCCAGCTCGGGCAGCAGGGTCTCCAGGAGGCGGATGTCGCCGAGGTCCTTGCCGTAGGAGGTGTTGTTCTCGGAGACGAGCATGACCTCCTTGACGCCCTGTTCGGCCAGCCAGCGGGTTTCCTGGAGCACGTCCGAGGGACGCCGCGAGATGAACGAGCCGCGGAAGGAGGGGATGGCGCAGAAGGAGCAGCGGCGGTCGCAGCCGGAGGCGAGCTTCACCGAGGCTACGGGGCTGGTGCCGAGCCTGCGGCGCAACGGCGCCCGCGGCCCGGAGACCGGTGCGACTCCTTCGGGGAGGTCCTCGGGCGCGGGGGCGGGCGTCTCCTGGGCGTGGCCGGGCAGCGCCACGGCGGCGTCCTGCCGCTCGGCGGGGCTGATCGGCAGGAGCTTGCGGCGGTCGCGCGGGGTGTGCGAGGCGTGGATGCCGCCGTTGAGGATGGTCTGGAGCCGGTCGGAGATGTCGGCGTAGTCGTCGAATCCGAGGACACCGTCCGCCTCCGGCAGGGCCTCGGCGAGGTCCTTGCCGTAGCGCTCGGCCATGCAGCCGACGGCGACGACGGCCTGGGTGCGGCCTTGATCCTTAAGATCGTTGGCTTCGAGCAGGGCGTCGACGGAGTCCTTCTTGGCGGCTTCGACGAACCCACAGGTGTTGACGACTGCGACATCCGCGTCGGAGGCATCCTCGACGAGGTCCCAGCCGTCCGCTGCCAAGCGGCCTGCAAGCTCCTCCGAGTCCACCTCGTTACGGGCGCAGCCAAGAGTGACAAGGGCGACGGTACGGCGTTCGGGCATGGACTCAAGACTACTTTGTCCCGGCGGCCCCCCTGCCGTGCAGGGTTGCCTGCCCCTACCGGCACCCCTTCCCGCTACGGGGAGTAACAGGGCCCGGGCCGGGGAACGCCGACGGGCGCCCGGCGCGATGCCGGACGCCCGTCGGGACGTGTGCGGAAGCGGAGGGCGGCGGATCAGCCGGCCTCGGGGTCGCCCTTGGTGTAGGAAAGCCGTTCGACCTGGCCCGGGCCGAAGCGGTCCTCGACCTGCTTGCCGTTGACGAAGAGCTCGATCGCCCCGGCGTCGCCGAGGACGAGGTCGATGCGCTCCTTGTCCTGGAAGGTCTTGGACTCGCCCTGGAGCAGCAGCCCGTCGAAGAGCTGCCGTCCGTTGTGATCCTTGGCCGAGATCCAGCTCTTGCCCCGGTCCGCGCTGAGCTTGACCGTCACCTTGTCCCGGGGGGCGGCGGCGATGGCGCTCTCGGAGGGCACGGGCTTGGGGTCGGAGGGCTTCGTGGCGGTGGGCTTGGCCGCGGTCTTGTCGGGCTTGGAGCCCTCCGCGATCTGCGCGGTGTTCGAGGGTTCGTCCTCGCCGCTGAAGAACGTGAAGCCGACGAACCCGATGACGGCGACGATGGCCGCGACCATGGCCGCGGTCCAGTTGGGCCGCCGGGGTTCGGAGCGGATGCGTTCCGCTTCGAACAGCGGAGCCGCGGGGGTCGGTGCGGGACGGCCGCCGTGATCGGCGTCGTACTCCTCGACCAGCGGTTCCGGATCGAGGCCGACGGCACGGGCGAGCGTGCGGATGTGGCCGCGGGCGTAGACGTCGCCGCCGCAGCGTGAGAAGTCGTCCTGCTCGATCGCGTGCACGATGGGGATGCGCACCCGGGTGGAGCTGCTGACTTCCTCGACCGTCAGAGCCGCGGCGATACGAGCCTGCTGAAGGGCACGACCGATCGAAGGCCGGTCGTCTTCGGGGGAGTTGCCGATGGACACGGGGGCGCCTTTCGAGCGTGAGCCACCTGCTGGATGTTCAGTCTAGGGGGGGTACGAAAGGGAGGGGCAACCGGGAGGGACGACTTTGTACGCCATCGGGTTCGCCGGACGGCCCCGCCGCCGGCTCCGGGGGCGGAGCAGGGACGGAGCACAGCCCCGATCGAGGACTGGTCAACCTGTAGTGGGCCGAACGGGGTGGGAGTACGGGTGAGGTGGAGACGGAGCGAGCTGCGGGGAGGAGCACGGTTCCGTCCCTCCCTCCAACTGGACGTTCGACCGTAGGAAACGGTTGCCCACAGAACCTTTACGGAGCGGATTCCCCGCGGATGACGGCCAACACCCCGTCGAGTTCGTCGGGCTTCACCATGACGTCGCGCGCCTTGGAACCCTCGCTGGGTCCGACGATGTTGCGGGACTCCATCAGGTCCATCAGCCGGCCCGCCTTCGCGAATCCGACCCGGAGCTTGCGCTGGAGCATCGAGGTCGATCCGAACTGGGTGGAGACGACCAGTTCGGCGGCCTGGCAGAGCAGGTCCAGGTCGTCGCCGATGTCCTCGTCGATCTCCTTCTTCTGTTTCGTTCCCACCACGACGTCGTCCCGGAAGACCGGGGCCATCTGGTCCTTGCAGTGCTGGACGACGGCGGCGACCTCGTCCTCGGTGACGAACGCTCCCTGCATGCGGGTGGGTTTGTTGGCGCCCATCGGGAGGAAGAGCCCGTCGCCCTTGCCGATGAGCTTCTCGGCGCCGGGCTGGTCGAGGATGACGCGGCTGTCGGCGAGGGAGGAGGTGGCGAAGGCGAGCCGGGAGGGCACGTTGGCCTTGATCAGACCGGTCACCACGTCGACCGAGGGCCGCTGGGTGGCGAGCACCAGGTGGATGCCGGCCGCGCGGGCCAGCTGGGTGATGCGGACGATCGAGTCCTCGACGTCGCGCGGGGCCACCATCATCAGGTCGGCCAGCTCGTCGACGATCACCAGCAGGTACGGGTACGGGGACAGCTCCCGCTCACTGCCCTCGGGCGCCTTGCACTTGCCGTTGCGCACCGCGTGGTTGAAGTCGTCGATGTGCCGGTAGCCGAAGTTGGCGAGGTCGTCGTAGCGCAGGTCCATCTCCCGAACGACCCACTGGAGCGCCTCGGCGGCCTTCTTGGGGTTGGTGATGATCGGGGTGATGAGGTGGGGGATGCCCTCGTACGCGGTGAGCTCGACGCGCTTGGGATCGACGAGGACCATCCGCACGTCGTCCGGGGTGGCCCGCACCATGACCGAGGTGATCAGGCAGTTGATGCAGGAGGACTTGCCGGAGCCGGTGGCGCCGGCGACCAGGACGTGCGGCATCTTGGCGAGATTGGCCATCTCGTAGCCGCCCTCGACGTTCTTGCCGAGCGCCACGAGCATCGGGTGGTCGTCCTCGGCCGCGTCCGCCAGGCGCAGCACGTCGCCGAGGTTGACCATCTCGCGGTCGGAGTTGGGGATCTCGATGCCGACGGCGGACTTGCCGGGGATCGGCGAGATGATCCGCACGTCCGGGCTCGCCACGGCGTACGCGATGTTCTTGGCCAGTGCCGTGATCTTCTCGACCTTCACGGCGGGGCCGAGCTCGATCTCGTAGCGGGTGACGGTCGGGCCCCGGGTGAACCCGGTGACCGCGGCGTCGACCTTGAACTCGGTGAAGACGG from Streptomyces sp. CA-278952 carries:
- a CDS encoding Fpg/Nei family DNA glycosylase, whose product is MPEGDTVLQTATRLHEALAGQVLTRSDLRVPRFATADLSGRTVLDVTARGKHLLTRVEGGLTLHSHLRMDGAWRVYAPDERWRGGPGHQIRAILANAEHTAVGYRLPVLELLRTSEEDRAVGHLGPDLLGPDWDPGLALDRLLAAPERPLGEALLDQRNLAGIGNVYKCELCFLARVTPWLPVGALPDGALLRLVTLAERLLHANRERPTRTTTITSELRTPPGPPSLPTTAPPPNAPPTAPTPAPARPRARPPVRVQERLYVYGRARRPCLRCGTPIRLTDQDDRPTYWCPSCQSGPTP
- a CDS encoding SDR family NAD(P)-dependent oxidoreductase; translated protein: MLLSAYDLTGRAAFITGAASGIGRASALLLAEAGATVHCADRDGAGLRRTYELIAEAGGSARTHPLDVTDRDQVRAAVGAAGRLDVLVASAGIMHTSSVLETADEDLDRVLAVNFRGVLYACQEVARSMTARSAPGSLITMASGAVDSASAGLLCYSVAKAAVVQLTKTLATELGPHAIRVNAVAPGWIRTPMTDRHDASGQQRAEATMARISPLGRVGEPEDVAHTVLHLASDASAFMTGQILRPNGGVAMPW
- a CDS encoding CsbD family protein is translated as MSDGAMDKMKGKGKEAVGKLTGDRRKEAEGKADQTKGGAKEAADGIGDRAKGVKDSLRRDDDK
- a CDS encoding Dps family protein: MSVVKSTLSESDLKVVGTALQGALVDLVDLSLVAKQVHWNVVGPRFRSVHLQLDDVVVTARQHSDTVAERASAVGVNPDGRSGTVSKETAIASVPEGWIKDADAVRILVDALGVVIGRMRERIEATDAPDPITQDLLIGLTAELEKHAWMFQAESA
- a CDS encoding helix-turn-helix domain-containing protein → MILLRRLLGDVLRRQRQRQGRTLREVSSSARVSLGYLSEVERGQKEASSELLSAICDALDVRMSELMREVSDELSLAELAESAAASDPVPAPVRPMLNSVSVSSVAGVPSGRVTIKAPAEAVDVVAA
- a CDS encoding CinA family protein: MTAAARVLRLLGARGETLAVAESLTGGLVAAELTSVPGASRSFRGSVTAYATPLKRDVLGVDGGLLAERGAVDPAVALQMAAGVRRVLDADWGVSTTGVAGPEPQDGQPVGTVYVAVAGPSGIEKVRALRLNGERADIRSESVRGALELLAGELGENARAQDTEQNGGN
- the pgsA gene encoding CDP-diacylglycerol--glycerol-3-phosphate 3-phosphatidyltransferase, giving the protein MTGVPASATGGTGAKPVRGGKLGTAAVNQASLWNIANILTMVRLLLVPGFVLLLFHDGGYDPVWRAFAWAAFAVAMITDLFDGHLARAYNLVTDFGKIADPIADKAIMGAALVSLSVLGDLPWWITGVILARELGITLMRFWVIRHAVIPASRGGKLKTLAQGTAAGMYVLVLTGPLATLRFWVMMVAVVLTVVTGLDYARQAVVLRRQGLAAERAAAVARAAEALQATVGTAADAGPAAGAVAGAKDVRGTAEARDAAEAER
- the rimO gene encoding 30S ribosomal protein S12 methylthiotransferase RimO, with amino-acid sequence MPERRTVALVTLGCARNEVDSEELAGRLAADGWDLVEDASDADVAVVNTCGFVEAAKKDSVDALLEANDLKDQGRTQAVVAVGCMAERYGKDLAEALPEADGVLGFDDYADISDRLQTILNGGIHASHTPRDRRKLLPISPAERQDAAVALPGHAQETPAPAPEDLPEGVAPVSGPRAPLRRRLGTSPVASVKLASGCDRRCSFCAIPSFRGSFISRRPSDVLQETRWLAEQGVKEVMLVSENNTSYGKDLGDIRLLETLLPELADVDGIERIRVSYLQPAEMRPGLIDVLTSTPKVAPYFDLSFQHSAPGVLRAMRRFGDTDRFLELLDTIRSKAPQAGARSNFIVGFPGESEADLAELERFLTGARLDAIGVFGYSDEEGTEAVGYENKLDADTIAERLAHISQLAEELTSQRAEERVGETLQVLVESVESEEDGEVAIGRAAHQAPETDGHVVFTTREGLVPGRMVEAKAVGTEGVDLVAEHHELAEVAR
- a CDS encoding helix-turn-helix domain-containing protein, translated to MSIGNSPEDDRPSIGRALQQARIAAALTVEEVSSSTRVRIPIVHAIEQDDFSRCGGDVYARGHIRTLARAVGLDPEPLVEEYDADHGGRPAPTPAAPLFEAERIRSEPRRPNWTAAMVAAIVAVIGFVGFTFFSGEDEPSNTAQIAEGSKPDKTAAKPTATKPSDPKPVPSESAIAAAPRDKVTVKLSADRGKSWISAKDHNGRQLFDGLLLQGESKTFQDKERIDLVLGDAGAIELFVNGKQVEDRFGPGQVERLSYTKGDPEAG